The stretch of DNA GACGATGCTGGCGCCGCCGTCCACCGCGAGATACTGGCCGGTCACGTGGCGCGACGCTTCGCTCGCGAGATAGACGATCGCGCCCTTCAGGTCCTCGTCGCCGCCGAGCCGATGCAGCGGCGCCTGCTCGACGATCGTCTGCTCCAGTTTTTCGAGCAGGCCCGCGGACATCTTCGACGGGAAAAAACCCGGACAGATCGCGTTCACGTTGATCCCGTAACGGCCCCACTCGGATGCGAGCGCGCGCGTGAAGTTGATCGCGGCGGCCTTCGACGTGTTGTACGCGATCGTCTGCATACCGGCGGGCGAGCCCTTCAGCCCCGCGATCGACGCGATGTTCACGATCTTGCCGGTGCGGCGCGCAATCATGCTGCGCTTGCCGACCTCGCGCGCGAGCCGGAACGGCGCGGTGACGTTCAGGTTCATCACCTTGTGCCACGCTTCGTCCGGATAGTCCTCGGCCGGCGCGCCCCACGTCGCGCCCGCGTTGTTCACGAGGATGTCGATCTGGCCATACGCGGCGAGCGCGGCGTCGACGATGTTCGGCACCGCGTCCGCATGCTGAAGGTCGCCGACGATGGTCGTGGCCTCGATGCCGAGCCCGCGCAGATGGCTCGCCGCTTCCGCGAGTTCGTCGGCCTTGCGCGCGGTGATCGCGACGCGCGCGCCCATCTGCCCGAGCGCCTCCGCCATCTGCAGGCCGAGCCCGCGCGAGCCGCCGGTCACGAGCGCGACGCGCCCGCCCAGTTCGAATAATTCCCTTACATGCATGCTTTCGTCTCCTCGATGTCGTCGAGCGTTTCGTGCGCAACAGTCGTGCTGTGCTTCACTGTGCGGCGATTCTAGCGACGGCCGTCCGCTGCTGTAAATAAGGAATAGCACGATCGTTCAATATTTACCCATTTCGCGTATAGTGGCGTGCGGCACCGCAAAAAACGGCTCGAAACGCACAGGCCGCAGATCGCCATGCGGTGCGCATCGCGACGAAGCCCCTCCTCTACGGACCCCGCATGGATCGACCCATCACGTTGTCTGCCGCCGAGGCGGATCGCCCAATCCCGGAAGGGTTCGCGCCGTTGCGGCGCGGCGGCCCGTACTTTCTCGCGCTCGGCGCGCTGTATCACCGCATCGGGACGGACGGCGGTCTCGTGATCGCGCTGCGCGTCACCGACGCGCACGCGAACATGATCGGCATCGCGCACGGCGGCATGCTCGCGACGCTCGCGGACA from Paraburkholderia caballeronis encodes:
- a CDS encoding SDR family oxidoreductase codes for the protein MHVRELFELGGRVALVTGGSRGLGLQMAEALGQMGARVAITARKADELAEAASHLRGLGIEATTIVGDLQHADAVPNIVDAALAAYGQIDILVNNAGATWGAPAEDYPDEAWHKVMNLNVTAPFRLAREVGKRSMIARRTGKIVNIASIAGLKGSPAGMQTIAYNTSKAAAINFTRALASEWGRYGINVNAICPGFFPSKMSAGLLEKLEQTIVEQAPLHRLGGDEDLKGAIVYLASEASRHVTGQYLAVDGGASIV